Part of the Oncorhynchus masou masou isolate Uvic2021 chromosome 18, UVic_Omas_1.1, whole genome shotgun sequence genome, GATTTCGTGATGCGCAACGCGTGCGTAAAACCAGACCGAGCCGACCTACACAGCAGCCAACATGGTACTTCACGACTGCCTGCTTTTAACTCTGAACAAACATGCGTGCTGAACAACGTGCTTTCCTCTATACTTATGTGATATAATACCTTTTAGAAGACGTTGAAGATGGAGAATATATCTATCGCGAACACCCGCAGCGGAGCTCCGGTTGTGTGTAACGAATCCATGGACTACTATTATCTGAGCACGACGAACCGGACAGATCTGAACTGCACGCCGCAATCAGAGTTATACTTTTATGCCGACCTCTACGTGGTCCTGCCGGTGATATATTCGGTGATATGTGCCGTGGGGTTAACGGGGAACACGGCGGTTATCTACGTTATCCTCAAAGCGCCCAAAATGAAAACCGTGACCAATATGTTTATCCTAAACTTGGCGATAGCCGACGACCTGTTTACTCTGGTACTACCCATCAACATCGCCGAGCACCTGCTCCACTACTGGCCCTTTGGAGAGGTGTTGTGTAAGGTCATCCTGAGCATAGACCACTATAACATCTTCTCCAGTATCTACTTCCTGACGGTCATGAGTGTGGACCGTTATCTGGTCGTACTGGCAACGGTGCGTTCCAAGCGCATGCCCTACCGTACCTACCGCGCAGCGAAGATAGTGAGCCTGTGCGTCTGGATCCTCGTGATTCTAATCGTAATGCCGTTCACGGTATTCGCTGGGGTCTACATCAGTCCGGACGACTCGGACAGGAAAAGCTGCGTCCTCAGCTTTCCGAGCCCGGAGAGTTTGTGGTTCAAGGCGAGCCGGATATACACCCTGATCCTCGGCTTCGCCATCCCGGTGTCGACCATCTGTATTCTCTACACCATGATGCTGTACAAACTACGGAACATGCGTCTCAACTCCAACGCCAAGGCGCTGGACAAGGCTAAAAAGAAAGTAACTATTATGGTGTTTATAGTCTTAGCGGTGTGTCTGTTCTGTTGGACCCCGTTTCACCTCAGCACCATAGTGGCTCTCACCACCGACCTGAGGACCACTCCGCTGCTCATCGGTTTGTCCTACTTTATCACCAGCCTCAGCTACGCAAACTCTTGTCTTAACCCTTTTCTTTACGCCTTCCTGGATGACAGCTTCAGGAAGGCTTTCAAGAAGATGCTAGAATGTAGACCGGCAGGAATGTAGTAGCCTACAGTGATTTAGCGGCTAGTGGATACATGTTTTAAGATAGTATGTTAATATTGATATCAATCAAAACAAACTATGATTATATTATTTATGTATGCTTGAATCCGTGTTAGGGGCTGTTCATTTTGCCATAGTATGACTTAAATATTTAACATGGTGTAAATGATATGGGAAAACGAACTTCTATTCCGGCAAGCCTGCCCTACTCATGAATTGAGGTGTGGGTTATTATGAAGGTTCTTCTCCTTATGCCACTTTTATTTTTCATGGATTtttgtctccctcctctgtccggagagggcaggtagcctacactgtcgtGACGCTAATGGCCTTCAAAATCAGGGCCGTAACATATGGGAAGTCCTCTACAATGACCACACCGACAATGATTATACACTTTGCTGTAAATACTTCTTCTTCAAAGGCCTATGTCATTGTCAACTATAGCCAGTGGTGTCGAATAATGCATAGTCATAACGTATCCAGGCTAATCTACATGATCTAAATATAATAACTCATTCTACATGTCCTCAAGTCTATGTTATGGAGAATAATAATTACAACATATTACCGTGTTCAAGTATTCATTTGTGTTGACAAGACACACTTTGAAAATAACTTTTAGCTTTTCCGATGCCAAGAGAGTCCACCTGGTACCTAATCACAGCTACTGTAGCACTTCTATACTGTATCATCCAAACATAAATACattgatttatatatatatatatatatatctgctgACGAATAAAGTATAAGCAAATAAACGGTGTGTTTTATTTTGTAGGATGGCAATATAGGCTCTCTTTCATAATGGACCTTACAGAGCATATGAGCCTACATCATTCTGCTGCTGTGTGCGTCCAGCTAAATGCATCAATACCAAATAAACCTAAAGTGATATATAGGCGATGTCTAATttcattttgttttttaaatggcTGTATCTTTACTTATTCATTGGATGTGATGTGTCATACAATAATGATGTGCTGACTGTCACATACCCTTGAATACAAcaacaaacatatatatatatagtcactatatatatatatatatatatgttcaagTAAATATTACCGTGCTATACTGTTCAGTATGCAAAATTctttattataaaaaataaacaatcaaGTCCAATAAATTGTGCTAATCTAAATACCTTCAGAGCCGAGTTGGGCCAATGTTTAGAATTTAGAAATTTGGAATTTAGAGTTTAGAATTAGGTCTATTTCCAGACATTCTGTTAAATAGCCATTTATTAAACAATATAAATAATATCATTTTCTATTATTTAAATATTTCCCCCATGTAATGTTAATTGGGATCTAACATGGCCGCCGTAGAATGTTGTCATGTCATGTAAATGCATCATATTGCAGAAACGTCAATGTTCCGACTCTGTAAATACATGTGTCTGGACATccctggggaggcagggtagccttgtggttagagcggaaggttgcaagttcaaacccccgagctgacaaggtacaaatctgtcgttctgcccctgaacatgcacttaacccactgttcccaggccatcattgaaaataagaatttgttcttaactgacttgcctggttaaataaaggtaaaataaaaataaaaaaataaaaaaaaatctcccTTATGAAGCTGGGTTGATTTAGAAATGACCACTAATCCCCGTCCGGTGTCTGTACTAGTGGTGTTATTTCTGAAAGACCATAACTGGTGTAACAGATAGTAAAGCACGTACTCTCCTCCCAACTGCTCATAATACAACGCAGTGTCCTAAAAGTGACACggagaggaagagtgggagagagagatgtttcagTCATGTTACATGTAGGTCACAAAATAAACCTCCCCGATTGTTAGCGTCTACGGGATGTGTGACAGTAAACCATATTGAAGAACATAACAGTCATGGTTTACACTTAGAATGAggcatttttattttatatttcattttgacctttatttaattagacaAGTCAGTtgaaagaacaaattcttattttcaatgacggcttaacggccttgttcagggttgaacgacagattttttaccttgtcaactcggggatttgagCTTTCAACCttttcggttacttgtccaacgctctaaccactagcctacccttCCGCCCCAAATTTCTCAACTCAACTGTTTGCAGTAACAAGAAGTATTTTGTTGTCCTGGGTTCAAAAAGTCATACAGTAGaaagaagtaaaaaaaaaaaacaacctgcACTTCACTAAAATATTATTTAAGTTTGAATCCATGTTTTTTTTTGCAGCGAAGAGCAAACAGGTATTTCGGCCACAGCCTTTGTCAACGTTCCATTAGATTTCACAGGCATATAGTGGAAGAGCCCCACCCACTGGCTAATATAGGGAACTACGGTTGATCTGATGGATTTATACCATTAGACCAACTTTATTCAGGCACATGACTTATATCCATTATCACATTATAAACAGGCCCTACATATTGAATTAAATGATTAGGTCTCAGTCTGTCCTGTCTATTTCCAACTTGAATATACACACATAGAACAGTGTTAAGTAATACAGTCCCCTTCCTCACAGAGAGATACATTGTTGACTGGCGTCGTATCTCAAATGCTGCCATATTCCCTATGGGttcggtctaaagtagtgcactacatagggaatagggccctggtcaaatttagagcactacatagggaatagggccctgttctatagtagtgcactatataggggataaggccctggtctaaaatagtgcaccatataggggattgggtgccatttggaacagggAGCTACCTCTCACAGGGTCTCTCCTGCTCCTATCTCCCTCAATATACAGGGTCTCTCCTGCTCCTATCTCCCTCAAGATACAGGGTCTCTCCTGCTCCTATCTCCCTCAAGATACAGGGTCTCTCCTGCTGCTATCTCCCTCAAGATACAGGGTCTCTCCTGCTCCTATCTCCCTCAAGATACAGGGTCTCTCCTGCTCTTATCTCCCTCAAGATACATTGTCTCCCCTGCTCTAGATATATGGTCTTTCCTGCTCCTATCTCCCTCTAGACATATAGTCTCCCCTGCTCTTATCTCCCTCTAGATACATGGTCTCTACTGATCTTATCTCCATCTAGACACATTGTCTCCCCTGCTCTAGATACATGGTCTCTCCTGCTCCTATCTCCCCCTAGACACATGGTCTCCCCTGCTCTTATCTCCCTCTCGATACATGGTCTCTCCTGCTCTTACCTCCCTCCAGATACATGGTTTCTCCAGCTCTTATCTCACTCCAGACACCTGGTCTCCCCAGTTATAGATAcattgtcctgtgtggctcagtcggtagagcatggcgcttgcaacgccaagcgtcgtgggttcgtatcctgctggggccacccatatgtaaaagtagtggccccagccgacttgtaagtcgctttggacaaaagcgtctgctaaatggcatatattttatattatacaTGGGCTCCCCTGCTCTTAAATCTTTCTAGATACATGGTCTCTCCTGCTCCGATCTCCCTCTAGATACATAGTCTCTTCTTATCTCCCTCTGTATACATGGTCTCCCCTGCTCTAAATACATGGTCTCCCCTGCTCTAAATACATGGTCTCCACTGCTCTTATCTGCCTCTAGATAAATGGTCTCCCCTGCTCTAGATACATGAACTCCCCTGCTCTAGTCAAATGGTCTCCCATTCTCTAGATAAATTATCTCCCCTGCTTTAGTTACATGGTATCCAGTGCTCTATATAAATTGCCTCACCTTCTCTAGATAAATGGTCTCCCCTGCTCTAGATAAATGGTCTCCCTTGCTCTAGATAAATAGTCTCCCTTGCTCACGATAAATGGTATCCCCTGACCAAGATAAATGGTCTCCCTTGCTCTAGATAACAATCTCCCTTGCTCTACATAAATTGTCTCCCCTGCTCTAGATAAATAGTCTCCCTGGTTTTAGATACATGGTCTCCCTTGTCTCCCTTGCTCTAGATAAATGGTATCCCTTGTTCTAGATAAATGGTATCCCTTGCTCTAGATAAATGGTCTCCCTTGCTCTAGATAAATGGTATCCCTTGCTCTAGATTAATGGTGTCCCTTCCTCTAGATAAATGGTATCCCTAGTTCTGGATAAATGGTCTCCCTTGCTCTAGATAAATGGTATCCCTTGCTATAGATTAATGGTGTCCCTTGCTCTAGATAAATGGTATCCCCTGCTCTAGATAAATGGTCTCCCTTGGTCTAGATATATGGTCTCCCTTGGTCTAGATACATGGTCTCCCTTGCTCTAGATAAATGGTCTCCCTTGCCCTAGATAAATGGCATCCCTTGCCCTAGATAAATTGTCTCTCCTGCTCTAGATAAATGGTCTCCCTT contains:
- the LOC135503861 gene encoding neuropeptides B/W receptor type 2-like, whose product is MENISIANTRSGAPVVCNESMDYYYLSTTNRTDLNCTPQSELYFYADLYVVLPVIYSVICAVGLTGNTAVIYVILKAPKMKTVTNMFILNLAIADDLFTLVLPINIAEHLLHYWPFGEVLCKVILSIDHYNIFSSIYFLTVMSVDRYLVVLATVRSKRMPYRTYRAAKIVSLCVWILVILIVMPFTVFAGVYISPDDSDRKSCVLSFPSPESLWFKASRIYTLILGFAIPVSTICILYTMMLYKLRNMRLNSNAKALDKAKKKVTIMVFIVLAVCLFCWTPFHLSTIVALTTDLRTTPLLIGLSYFITSLSYANSCLNPFLYAFLDDSFRKAFKKMLECRPAGM